A stretch of the Uranotaenia lowii strain MFRU-FL chromosome 3, ASM2978415v1, whole genome shotgun sequence genome encodes the following:
- the LOC129754234 gene encoding ATPase family AAA domain-containing protein 3A homolog, with protein sequence MSWLFGYKSQVPQQGLPDGDGANVGQPGGAGQASGDVQLSKAERKAMEAYRFDSSALERAAEAAKTLERSKHAREALELSKLQENTRQQEYMAKVKEYEAHIETSKVEQKRVDHEERRKTLAEETKHQQQRAQYQDQLARKRYEEQLAQQQRVQEDNLRKQEESVAKQEAMRRQTIEHEMELREKNKMKLLEAEMRAKAKVDRENRDLTLEQIRLKAEENRVTVMEGIKTAGSVLGQGATALLSDWNKVATTVGGLSLLALGIYSAKGATGVTARFVEARIGKPSLVNETSRFSLLEAVRHPITTLSRFRAKPLDALQGVVLQPKLEERLRDIAIATKNTKNNKGLYRNILMHGPPGTGKTMFAKRLASHSGMDYAIMTGGDVGPMGRDAVTAIHKVFDWANTSRRGLLLFIDEADAFLRKRSSEQISEDMRSALNAFLYRTGEQNPRFMMVLASNTPEQFDYAINDRLDEMVEFTLPGLEERERLIRLYFDKFVLQPAAEGKKRFKVEQWDYGAVCSKMAQMCEGMSGREISKLGVSWQAACYSSEDGVLTEKMVLDRCEAAARQHKQKMAWLSEQEKLDHKSITGGKGFLV encoded by the exons ATGTCGTGGTTGTTCGGATATAAGAGCCAGGTACCGCAGCAGGGACTGCCGGATGGCGATGGTGCGAATGTGGGTCAGCCGGGTGGTGCCGGCCAGGCTTCCGGCGATGTGCAGCTGTCCAAGGCCGAACGCAAAGCTATGGAGGCGTACCGGTTCGATTCTTCCGCCTTGGAGCGAGCTGCCGAAGCCGCCAAAACTCTGGAACGGTCAA AGCATGCCCGGGAAGCGTTGGAGCTGTCCAAGTTGCAGGAGAACACCCGGCAGCAGGAGTACATGGCCAAGGTGAAAGAATACGAGGCACACATCGAAACCTCCAAAGTGGAACAGAAAAGGGTGGATCATGAAGAACGTCGCAAGACGCTGGCCGAAGAAACGAAGCACCAACAACAACGGGCCCAGTATCAGGATCAGCTGGCTCGCAAACGCTATGAAGAACAGCTAGCTCAGCAGCAGCGCGTTCAAGAGGACAATTTGCGCAAACAGGAAGAAAGCGTGGCCAAACAGGAAGCTATGCGCCGGCAAACTATCGAGCATGAAATGGAGCTTCGcgagaaaaacaaaatgaaactgCTGGAAGCAGAAATGCGAGCAAAGGCTAAAGTCGATAGAGAGAATCGAGATCTAACATTGGAGCAAATCCGTTTGAAGGCAGAGGAGAATCGCGTAACCGTTATGGAAGGTATTAAAACTGCTGGTTCGGTTTTGGGACAAGGAGCTACGGCTTTATTGAGTGACTGGAACAAAGTCGCTACCACCGTTGGAGGTTTATCGCTTTTGGCTCTGGGTATCTATTCCGCCAAAGGTGCAACTGGTGTCACTGCACGATTCGTCGAAGCACGTATCGGCAAACCTTCCCTCGTCAATGAAACTTCCCGCTTCTCGCTGCTTGAAGCTGTTCGTCACCCGATAACCACTTTAAGCCGCTTCCGAGCAAAACCTCTTGACGCCCTGCAAGGTGTTGTACTGCAACCGAAACTCGAAGAACGACTCCGTGACATAGCCATAGccacaaaaaataccaaaaacaacAAAGGACTCTACCGTAACATCCTGATGCATGGTCCACCGGGAACCGGTAAAACTATGTTCGCCAAAAGACTGGCATCCCACTCCGGAATGGATTACGCCATCATGACCGGAGGCGACGTCGGGCCGATGGGACGCGATGCCGTAACAGCCATCCACAAGGTATTCGATTGGGCCAACACCAGCCGCCGTGGACTGCTCCTTTTCATCGATGAGGCGGATGCCTTCCTGAGAAAACGTTCGTCGGAACAGATTTCCGAAGATATGCGATCGGCCCTAAACGCTTTCCTGTACCGTACTGGTGAACAAAATCCACGCTTCATGATGGTTCTGGCTTCGAACACACCGGAACAGTTCGATTATGCCATCAACGATCGGCTGGACGAGATGGTTGAGTTCACGCTGCCCGGCCTGGAGGAACGCGAACGGCTCATTCGATTGTACTTTGATAAATTTGTGCTGCAACCGGCCGCCGAGGGGAAGAA GCGCTTCAAAGTCGAACAGTGGGACTACGGTGCGGTATGCAGCAAGATGGCCCAGATGTGCGAGGGAATGTCCGGTCGAGAGATCTCGAAGCTGGGCGTTTCCTGGCAAGCCGCATGCTACTCCTCCGAGGACGGTGTGCTGACCGAAAAAATGGTACTGGATCGATGCGAAGCGGCAGCCCGGCAACACAAACAGAAGATGGCCTGGCTCTCGGAGCAGGAAAAGCTGGACCATAAATCGATAACCGGCGGAAAAGGTTTTCTAGTTTAG